One genomic segment of Cerasicoccus sp. TK19100 includes these proteins:
- a CDS encoding sulfatase family protein, which translates to MNIGLGLFYFQQWYVRKMICAFLLLFFAAGSLLADARPNFVIFLSDDQLEYEYGFLNPEIVATPAIDRLRAEGVYFENFYLNASVCSSSRYSIYSGNYPNRGIFGSNTIHRYNQRRLAFASLIQKGSPSVGAVLQAAGYRTGFVGKSDGYARNGSYRLTSTADRRDPLLQADLAHDQVVLQDAIKAHGYDFAAALYRGNVISGSPHNMEWVTSAALDFLNEPGDEPFFLAINSTLVHSPFGLVNHLSGDPSNTDGGLLSDSAVNYIAASMTPRTEIKESYEQLGLSDAHLPLYWMDDAVRAVYDHLDELGKLDNTYFIFLTDNGGALPQDGKGDIYEEGMHVPLIIRGPGIPAGATSGALLSAVDISATIYDLAEVDTADWPIIDGISFRNSLDGVTPARSWVFMEMGVTRALVSADRYKYIHFAITYDILEQNADGVIDPHAALPHDPTKPDIAFYTHFGAQTAFAPTLSSWGGAWINHPHYFDREQLYDLAYDEAETINLIGTYPELDQQFRLILAELSDSLEGTYPGFKYELEINDQGQVVGGPIPSGGIPAQWPALFELAAGSAYPASETVISGGDVNAEYKVSADLQDRGLVVGMSDGKLVLLPNYHLWLKSGGLIPDEVGDDLLIQYATNEAFNLSATGIAIISDADTPLHLKYRALRPELNYVLEYSSELDGDWMEVNAGDIFDEGNMKRMLLGSDVGKIPSFYRLSVDRRF; encoded by the coding sequence ATGAATATAGGGTTGGGGTTGTTTTATTTTCAGCAATGGTATGTTCGCAAAATGATATGCGCTTTTCTTTTGCTGTTCTTCGCTGCGGGTAGCCTTTTGGCTGATGCTCGACCGAATTTTGTCATATTCCTAAGTGATGACCAGTTGGAGTATGAATATGGTTTTTTGAATCCAGAAATCGTGGCAACGCCAGCGATAGACAGATTAAGGGCTGAGGGCGTATATTTTGAGAACTTTTATTTGAATGCCTCTGTCTGTTCAAGCAGTCGATATAGTATCTATTCCGGGAATTATCCTAATCGCGGCATTTTTGGCAGTAACACTATCCATCGCTACAATCAGCGTCGATTGGCGTTCGCAAGTTTGATTCAGAAAGGTTCACCTTCAGTGGGGGCCGTGCTTCAGGCCGCTGGCTATCGCACTGGTTTCGTTGGAAAATCGGATGGCTACGCTCGCAATGGTTCATATCGATTGACTTCAACGGCTGACCGCAGAGATCCTCTATTACAAGCGGATTTAGCTCACGATCAGGTAGTGCTACAAGATGCAATCAAAGCGCATGGTTATGACTTTGCCGCTGCTCTTTATCGGGGGAATGTCATTAGCGGGAGCCCACATAATATGGAATGGGTTACGAGTGCGGCGCTTGATTTTTTGAATGAACCCGGGGATGAACCTTTCTTTCTGGCGATCAATTCAACCTTGGTCCACAGTCCATTTGGTTTGGTGAACCATCTATCTGGCGATCCGAGTAATACCGATGGTGGATTGTTGAGTGATTCAGCTGTAAATTACATTGCCGCTAGCATGACTCCACGAACTGAAATCAAAGAGAGTTATGAACAGCTTGGCCTCTCGGATGCTCATCTTCCCCTGTATTGGATGGATGACGCAGTCCGCGCAGTATATGATCACTTGGATGAATTGGGAAAGTTAGATAATACCTATTTCATCTTTCTTACGGATAATGGCGGGGCTTTACCGCAGGATGGGAAAGGCGATATCTACGAAGAAGGTATGCACGTGCCTCTTATAATCAGAGGGCCGGGAATCCCTGCTGGAGCGACTTCTGGTGCACTCTTATCGGCTGTCGATATATCCGCGACCATCTATGATCTTGCAGAAGTTGATACTGCGGATTGGCCTATCATTGATGGTATCTCGTTTCGCAATAGCCTTGATGGCGTAACACCCGCGAGATCATGGGTTTTTATGGAAATGGGCGTCACGCGCGCTCTAGTGTCTGCTGATAGGTATAAATACATACATTTTGCGATTACTTATGATATTCTAGAGCAGAATGCAGATGGTGTGATTGATCCGCACGCCGCATTGCCCCATGACCCAACTAAGCCAGATATTGCTTTTTATACTCACTTTGGTGCTCAAACTGCATTTGCACCGACCCTTTCCTCATGGGGGGGAGCGTGGATAAACCATCCGCATTACTTTGATCGTGAGCAGCTCTATGACCTGGCTTACGATGAGGCGGAAACCATTAATTTGATCGGTACATATCCTGAATTAGATCAACAGTTTCGCCTAATCCTAGCCGAGCTTTCCGATTCATTGGAAGGTACCTATCCGGGCTTTAAATATGAGTTGGAGATAAATGATCAGGGGCAGGTTGTCGGCGGTCCCATTCCGAGCGGTGGAATTCCAGCCCAATGGCCCGCGTTATTTGAGCTAGCGGCAGGTTCTGCATATCCTGCTTCAGAGACCGTGATTTCCGGGGGGGATGTTAACGCTGAATATAAAGTCTCGGCAGATCTTCAGGATCGAGGTCTAGTTGTTGGAATGAGTGATGGGAAACTGGTATTGCTACCGAACTACCATCTTTGGCTAAAATCTGGTGGTCTCATTCCTGACGAAGTTGGAGATGATTTGCTGATTCAGTATGCAACCAATGAGGCATTCAATCTATCAGCCACGGGCATTGCTATTATTTCCGATGCCGATACTCCTCTTCATCTGAAATATCGAGCTCTTAGGCCCGAGCTCAATTATGTGCTTGAGTATTCTAGCGAGCTTGATGGGGATTGGATGGAAGTTAATGCAGGAGACATTTTCGACGAGGGTAATATGAAACGTATGTTGCTTGGTAGTGACGTAGGAAAAATCCCCAGCTTTTACCGTCTAAGTGTAGATAGACGCTTCTAA
- the argF gene encoding ornithine carbamoyltransferase, translated as MKHFLKVTDLTNDEINEVFKLAAQYKRERAATPKTLAGQSWGMLFYKNSTRTRVSFEVGLHELGAHPLILSASNTQISRGESVADTAKVLSRYLHGMVIRCYEHELLEQFAEHGTMPIINALSDYSHPCQILTDIFTAAEKYADGDNYLASVQGRKIAFLGDTNCNMANSWLLAGAHLGIDIALGGPQELAPGQAVIDDLASQGKPLTDQFTTDPLKAAKDADVVYTDVWVSMGAEEEKESRLKLLQPYQVNADVMAAAKPDALFMHCLPAHLGEEVSEDVYNSPASIVFDEAENRLHVQKAILTVLTA; from the coding sequence ATGAAGCATTTCCTGAAAGTCACCGACCTCACCAACGATGAAATTAACGAGGTCTTTAAGCTGGCTGCCCAATACAAGCGCGAGCGCGCCGCCACCCCCAAGACCCTCGCTGGGCAAAGCTGGGGCATGCTCTTTTATAAGAATAGCACGCGGACGCGTGTGTCGTTCGAGGTCGGTTTGCATGAACTCGGCGCGCACCCGCTGATCCTCAGCGCGAGCAATACGCAGATCTCGCGCGGCGAATCCGTGGCCGACACCGCCAAGGTGCTTTCGCGCTACCTGCACGGCATGGTGATCCGGTGCTACGAGCACGAGCTGCTCGAGCAATTTGCCGAGCACGGCACGATGCCGATCATCAACGCCCTCTCCGACTATTCGCACCCGTGCCAGATCCTTACGGACATCTTTACCGCGGCGGAAAAATACGCTGACGGCGACAACTACCTGGCCAGCGTCCAAGGCCGCAAGATCGCCTTCCTCGGCGACACCAATTGCAACATGGCCAACTCCTGGCTTCTCGCTGGCGCACACCTGGGCATCGACATCGCACTGGGCGGACCGCAAGAACTCGCGCCAGGGCAAGCCGTCATCGACGACCTTGCATCACAAGGCAAGCCGCTCACGGACCAGTTCACCACGGACCCGCTCAAGGCAGCGAAAGATGCTGACGTGGTTTACACCGACGTGTGGGTCAGCATGGGGGCCGAAGAGGAAAAGGAATCACGCCTGAAGCTCCTCCAACCCTATCAAGTCAATGCCGATGTAATGGCCGCCGCCAAGCCGGACGCGCTCTTCATGCACTGCCTCCCCGCACACCTGGGCGAGGAAGTCAGCGAAGACGTTTACAACAGCCCGGCCTCCATTGTTTTTGACGAAGCCGAAAACCGCCTCCACGTGCAAAAAGCGATTCTGACCGTGCTGACGGCTTAG
- the recF gene encoding DNA replication/repair protein RecF (All proteins in this family for which functions are known are DNA-binding proteins that assist the filamentation of RecA onto DNA for the initiation of recombination or recombinational repair.) yields the protein MNLLRLHAENFRNIPLAAVGLEADSVFLLGANGQGKSNLLEAAGLVTAARSFRTTETRPLIRQNQPQGRVFFKVRHEHRGETEITLTLASGAKQIEVDGEKITRLADFIGQFPTVVFSAEDIQLLRGSPGLRRRALDLTLAATDPDYFKALSRYTRALRDRNKLLKDEAPTASRRPFERLLAEEAVKLIAARSQGVKQLSASLVECYSELCGVDESPALQYKVDCQAATTEDFLKTLEQQQRRDEAMGSTQKGPHRDDLAFKLKGRSARDFASDGQQRGLVVALRLAQLRYFQSRTGLAPVVLADDVLGELDPVRRAGFWRAVGPDLQVIATGTEPPVGDARQWKIIHVEGGAFDEAKGEA from the coding sequence ATGAATTTGCTGCGCCTGCACGCTGAGAATTTCCGCAACATTCCTCTGGCCGCTGTCGGGCTGGAGGCGGACAGCGTATTCCTGCTCGGGGCCAATGGGCAGGGTAAAAGCAACTTGCTGGAGGCCGCAGGCCTGGTGACGGCGGCGCGGTCGTTTCGCACCACGGAGACGCGGCCACTCATTCGGCAAAACCAACCGCAGGGGCGCGTCTTTTTTAAAGTCCGGCACGAGCACCGTGGCGAAACGGAGATCACGCTGACGCTCGCCAGCGGTGCCAAGCAGATCGAAGTCGACGGCGAGAAAATTACCCGGCTGGCGGACTTTATCGGGCAATTTCCCACGGTCGTTTTTTCGGCGGAGGATATTCAGCTACTGCGCGGTTCGCCGGGCCTGCGTCGCCGCGCGCTCGACCTCACCCTGGCCGCGACTGACCCAGATTATTTCAAGGCGCTCTCGCGCTACACGCGGGCGCTGCGCGATCGCAATAAATTGCTCAAAGACGAGGCGCCGACCGCTTCGCGGCGTCCGTTTGAGCGCTTGCTGGCCGAAGAAGCGGTCAAGTTGATTGCGGCGAGAAGCCAAGGGGTGAAGCAGTTGTCGGCGTCGCTGGTCGAGTGTTACTCGGAGCTTTGCGGGGTAGATGAGTCACCAGCCCTGCAATACAAGGTCGATTGCCAGGCAGCGACCACGGAGGATTTTTTGAAAACACTGGAGCAGCAGCAGCGCCGCGACGAGGCCATGGGCTCCACACAAAAGGGGCCGCACCGTGATGATCTGGCTTTTAAGCTGAAAGGCCGTTCGGCGCGGGATTTTGCGTCCGACGGGCAGCAGCGCGGTCTTGTGGTAGCACTTCGGTTGGCGCAGCTGCGTTACTTTCAGTCACGGACGGGCTTGGCTCCGGTGGTGCTGGCGGACGACGTGTTAGGCGAACTGGACCCCGTAAGGCGCGCAGGCTTTTGGCGCGCGGTGGGGCCAGATTTGCAGGTCATCGCCACCGGCACCGAGCCGCCCGTCGGCGATGCGCGGCAATGGAAAATCATTCACGTCGAAGGCGGCGCTTTCGACGAAGCAAAGGGGGAGGCCTAG
- the argB gene encoding acetylglutamate kinase produces MAAQPATPTIDEIDITTKAQVLLEALPYIQRFRGSIFVVKYGGSFMDDPDPDTRMRVATDIVFLAAVGIKVVVVHGGGKAITRGMEEAGLEPIFKNGLRVTDAEAVKIVDKVLNGQVNLDICELIQQKNGRPLGIPGNSVFNCEKMLSQDADGNDIDLGFVGSIKFVKAKLIKKALTDGYTPIISPVAVDDSDQPHNTNADVAAAAVAGALRARRLVYMSDVPGLLSDPNDPSSLISTLHVDEVAGLKTNGTIGKGMIPKVDSAVNALHNGVHRVHFVDGRQPHSILLEIFTDRGIGTEIVNR; encoded by the coding sequence ATGGCTGCCCAACCTGCAACACCCACCATCGACGAAATCGACATCACCACCAAGGCCCAGGTCTTGTTGGAAGCGCTCCCCTATATTCAGCGCTTCCGCGGCTCGATCTTCGTCGTGAAATACGGCGGCAGCTTCATGGATGACCCCGATCCGGACACCCGCATGCGGGTCGCCACGGACATCGTGTTCCTCGCCGCTGTCGGGATCAAGGTGGTCGTCGTCCATGGTGGCGGCAAGGCCATCACCCGCGGCATGGAAGAAGCCGGCCTCGAACCGATCTTCAAGAACGGCCTGCGCGTAACCGATGCCGAGGCGGTGAAAATCGTCGACAAGGTGCTCAACGGCCAGGTCAACCTCGACATTTGCGAGCTCATTCAGCAAAAGAACGGACGCCCGCTGGGCATCCCCGGCAACTCCGTTTTCAACTGCGAAAAGATGCTCTCCCAGGACGCCGATGGCAACGATATCGACCTCGGCTTCGTGGGCTCCATTAAGTTCGTGAAGGCCAAGCTCATCAAGAAGGCCCTGACCGACGGCTACACGCCGATTATTTCGCCCGTTGCTGTTGACGACAGCGACCAGCCCCACAACACCAATGCCGACGTGGCCGCCGCCGCCGTCGCCGGAGCCCTGCGCGCCCGACGATTGGTTTACATGTCCGACGTGCCCGGCCTGCTCAGCGATCCCAACGACCCAAGTTCGCTCATCTCCACGCTCCACGTGGACGAAGTCGCCGGCCTCAAGACCAACGGCACCATTGGCAAGGGCATGATCCCCAAGGTCGACAGCGCAGTCAACGCGCTCCACAACGGCGTCCATCGCGTCCACTTCGTCGATGGCCGGCAACCACACAGCATTCTTTTGGAAATCTTCACGGATCGGGGCATCGGCACCGAAATCGTGAATCGTTAA
- a CDS encoding response regulator, with amino-acid sequence MAQVLIVDDIEGVHEMLDLVFEDTGIDLLHALSGEEAVKVFCNNTIDLVLTDIEMPGMSGLELFSELKRMDERVVVVMMTAAESRDFVLKALRLGAYDYIEKPYDEDELIATVQRGVQERQQRLQVATADGANPELVDEMQRLKAELDSYEDTKAQNEQLAAELEMVRNELTQRKQQDKELKNKLTELELKEGAMKTMENVMRERMDALKSAEKEQGGGGLSAEAQAELQRLKEELELKENELQTMETNIQERELFLQESEESLFEKGQRLQEIETELEQMREDLQKQGGGSGGGGGEGLSPEELSELENMRAQIKEKEEELVAREKSLAKTEKLIKAREQFLAQSETILFGDKEDE; translated from the coding sequence ATGGCTCAGGTACTGATAGTTGACGACATAGAAGGCGTGCACGAAATGCTCGACCTCGTTTTTGAGGACACCGGTATCGACCTATTGCACGCTCTCTCGGGAGAAGAAGCTGTTAAAGTGTTCTGCAACAACACCATCGACCTGGTGCTGACGGATATTGAAATGCCCGGCATGTCCGGCTTGGAGCTTTTCTCCGAACTCAAGAGGATGGATGAGCGCGTCGTCGTCGTCATGATGACAGCCGCCGAATCCCGCGATTTTGTGCTCAAGGCTTTGCGCTTGGGTGCCTACGATTACATCGAAAAGCCCTACGACGAAGACGAGCTGATCGCTACCGTGCAGCGTGGGGTGCAAGAGCGCCAACAGCGCTTGCAAGTCGCCACCGCCGATGGTGCCAACCCGGAACTGGTCGACGAAATGCAGCGCCTCAAAGCCGAGCTGGACTCCTACGAGGACACCAAGGCGCAAAATGAGCAACTCGCTGCCGAGCTGGAGATGGTCCGCAACGAGCTGACCCAGCGTAAGCAGCAGGACAAGGAATTGAAAAACAAGCTCACCGAACTGGAGCTGAAAGAAGGCGCAATGAAGACGATGGAGAACGTCATGCGGGAACGCATGGACGCTCTCAAAAGCGCCGAGAAGGAGCAAGGCGGAGGCGGACTGTCCGCGGAAGCCCAGGCCGAGCTACAACGCCTCAAGGAAGAGCTGGAACTGAAGGAAAACGAACTCCAGACCATGGAGACCAACATTCAGGAGCGCGAGCTGTTCCTGCAGGAGAGCGAGGAAAGCCTTTTCGAGAAAGGTCAGCGCCTCCAGGAGATCGAGACCGAGCTGGAACAAATGCGCGAAGACCTCCAAAAGCAAGGCGGTGGCTCGGGTGGTGGCGGCGGAGAAGGCCTCTCCCCCGAAGAGCTCAGCGAGTTGGAAAACATGCGTGCCCAGATCAAGGAGAAGGAAGAAGAGCTGGTTGCGCGGGAAAAATCCCTCGCCAAGACCGAGAAGCTCATTAAAGCTCGCGAGCAATTTTTGGCCCAAAGCGAAACCATCCTTTTTGGCGACAAAGAGGATGAATAA
- a CDS encoding MFS transporter: METTEQRNLRLGILEGLLATPWILLCLPAGFIISALLTLYYEISPVVYGVIASLPAWSNALQIVLTPIVGKFLTSRDLALAPGWMNLGLWAVMAAVLGYLPPDDPKAAGQLFLIFFGLASLTQSLIGVGWTAWVQQWTPSKVRGSYFANRNRLISIVTICFLLVSMGMLNWYSDSIWAYQSLIIVAILCRFFSLLYQHIIVTPPESEGMLKTDGWLKDLKNLRHHKKFILLVIFGSWCGFWMSLTGPFIPRFVYEHLSIAPWQFALINILATLSGALTLPLWGKVIDRHGCIPVMILSMIIWQVQNYLWCILTPSISWLLYFMWICGGIVGNAYLLGLFNLLFKVMPETGRTAAISANMAVTSVASAIAPMIAGQLIEISDDMGWSTLTVYRIGFAVGPTALLLGLFILRRIKEPETYAEGSLMGTMRTVRQMLQIQGLNFLANANFVSPIIKRKK; this comes from the coding sequence ATGGAAACCACGGAGCAACGGAACTTGCGCTTGGGCATACTCGAGGGCTTGCTGGCGACGCCTTGGATTTTACTGTGCCTGCCGGCCGGCTTTATCATTTCCGCCCTACTAACGCTTTATTACGAAATCTCGCCCGTCGTCTATGGCGTGATCGCGTCCCTGCCCGCCTGGAGTAATGCGCTCCAGATCGTGCTGACCCCGATCGTGGGCAAATTCCTGACTTCGCGCGACCTCGCCCTGGCGCCCGGATGGATGAATCTCGGTCTGTGGGCCGTAATGGCCGCTGTGCTCGGTTACCTGCCACCCGATGACCCCAAGGCCGCCGGTCAGCTGTTTCTGATTTTCTTCGGGCTGGCTTCGCTGACGCAGTCGCTGATCGGCGTTGGCTGGACGGCCTGGGTGCAGCAGTGGACGCCCAGTAAGGTGCGCGGCAGCTATTTTGCCAATCGCAACCGCCTGATCAGCATTGTCACCATTTGCTTCCTGCTTGTGTCGATGGGCATGCTCAACTGGTATTCCGACTCGATCTGGGCCTATCAGTCACTGATCATCGTGGCGATACTTTGCCGGTTTTTCTCGCTGCTTTACCAACATATAATCGTCACGCCACCCGAATCGGAGGGCATGCTCAAGACCGATGGCTGGCTGAAAGACCTGAAGAACCTCCGCCATCACAAGAAGTTCATCCTGCTGGTGATTTTCGGCAGCTGGTGCGGTTTCTGGATGAGCCTAACAGGGCCCTTCATCCCGCGTTTTGTCTATGAGCACCTGAGCATTGCGCCGTGGCAGTTTGCCCTGATCAACATCCTGGCGACGCTTTCCGGGGCCCTCACACTGCCCTTGTGGGGCAAGGTGATTGACCGCCACGGGTGCATCCCGGTGATGATCCTTTCCATGATCATCTGGCAGGTGCAAAATTACCTCTGGTGCATTCTCACACCGAGTATCTCCTGGCTGCTTTACTTCATGTGGATCTGTGGCGGCATCGTGGGCAACGCCTACTTACTGGGACTGTTCAATCTGCTGTTTAAAGTCATGCCGGAGACGGGGCGCACGGCTGCGATCAGTGCCAATATGGCCGTGACATCCGTTGCCTCCGCGATCGCCCCAATGATCGCCGGACAGCTCATCGAGATCAGCGACGACATGGGCTGGTCGACATTGACCGTTTACCGCATTGGCTTCGCCGTCGGGCCGACTGCACTGCTGCTTGGCCTGTTCATCCTGCGCCGCATCAAAGAGCCGGAAACTTACGCCGAGGGCTCGCTCATGGGTACGATGCGGACCGTCCGCCAGATGCTGCAGATACAGGGTCTCAATTTCCTGGCTAACGCCAACTTCGTCTCGCCGATTATTAAGCGGAAGAAATAG
- a CDS encoding sulfite exporter TauE/SafE family protein, whose product MEFLGIGWQDWLFAALGAALIGLSKGGLPGAGNVSIWIFAEVFGAKESVGYLLPVLVCGDTVAIIIYRRNADWGHVWRLFPPMAIGVLAGWLLFHQIPAQEFRVVMGCLLLMMTALHFGRKWMLRKQQAGEDKVPHAKWFIWSTGVGGGLATMLANAAGPVAAFYLMAVRLPKFAFIGTSAWLFFMINLFKMPFQAQLGTVNVTSIPISLTLGVVAALACLVAPRIVKYIPQRQFEWLVWAVIVFAGVRLIF is encoded by the coding sequence GTGGAGTTTCTCGGCATCGGCTGGCAGGATTGGTTGTTTGCAGCCTTGGGAGCGGCCTTAATAGGTCTGTCTAAGGGCGGGCTTCCGGGCGCGGGCAACGTCAGTATTTGGATTTTTGCGGAGGTCTTTGGGGCCAAGGAATCGGTGGGCTACCTGCTGCCGGTGTTGGTCTGCGGTGACACGGTGGCGATCATCATCTACCGCCGTAATGCGGACTGGGGGCACGTTTGGCGGCTATTCCCACCGATGGCAATTGGTGTGTTGGCCGGATGGCTGCTGTTTCACCAGATTCCGGCGCAGGAGTTTCGCGTCGTCATGGGGTGCCTGCTACTGATGATGACCGCGCTGCACTTTGGCCGCAAGTGGATGCTGCGCAAACAACAGGCCGGTGAGGACAAGGTGCCACACGCCAAGTGGTTCATCTGGAGCACGGGCGTGGGCGGTGGCTTGGCCACAATGCTCGCCAATGCCGCGGGCCCGGTGGCGGCGTTTTACCTGATGGCGGTGCGGCTGCCGAAGTTTGCCTTTATCGGGACCTCTGCCTGGCTGTTTTTCATGATCAACCTGTTCAAGATGCCCTTTCAGGCGCAACTGGGCACGGTGAATGTCACCTCGATCCCGATTAGTCTGACGCTGGGCGTGGTCGCGGCACTGGCCTGCTTGGTGGCTCCAAGGATCGTGAAGTATATTCCGCAAAGGCAATTTGAGTGGTTGGTCTGGGCGGTAATCGTCTTTGCCGGGGTGCGATTAATATTTTAA
- a CDS encoding response regulator, translating to MKTLYIIEDNDMLKTLLERFITSEMPDMELLGISADGSEAMQKCLELKPDLVVADVGIPEVNGLEILHLLKMKIPETKIIIYTGRVTPETIRLANHGHADGFVSKASGIGELAKAIQAIADGETFYFSEDVLNKIQE from the coding sequence ATGAAGACACTTTATATAATCGAAGATAACGACATGTTGAAGACCTTGCTGGAGAGATTTATCACCAGCGAAATGCCCGACATGGAACTGCTGGGCATCTCTGCCGATGGCTCTGAAGCGATGCAAAAATGCCTGGAGCTCAAGCCCGACCTGGTCGTTGCCGATGTAGGCATCCCGGAAGTAAACGGTCTGGAAATCCTTCACCTGCTGAAGATGAAGATTCCCGAGACCAAGATCATTATCTACACGGGACGGGTAACTCCTGAGACGATTCGCCTCGCCAACCACGGCCATGCCGATGGCTTCGTCAGCAAGGCTTCCGGTATTGGCGAACTCGCCAAAGCCATCCAGGCAATCGCCGACGGCGAGACCTTCTATTTCAGCGAAGACGTCCTGAATAAGATTCAGGAATAG
- a CDS encoding aspartate aminotransferase family protein, giving the protein MTTATSLYEQYVLGNYGPPSTTFVRGEGVYVYDDSNRRLLDFGSGIAVTNIGHCHPHWVDAVQKQTAQLAHISNLYAHESQGLLAERLVKKAGPGKAFFCNSGAEANEALLKLARLHGRKLSDGQEALRYKVITAENAFHGRTFGGMAATPQEKIQGGFRPMLDGFAHGKLNDLNSFADKIDDQTAAIMVESIQGEGGIQPCTPEFLQGLRKLCDDNNLLLLIDEVQCGIARTGTFFAFEEAGIQPDAIGMAKGLGGGFPMGAVWIAEAHAGLFTPGSHGTTFGGGPLACTAALATLDVIEDEDLLSNVKKNSEPWIARLQTLIRSYPNLVDEVRGRGYMVGLALKTDPRPIVVKLREAGLVAIPAGGNVLRLLPPLIASEEDLQAATDILFKVFSEL; this is encoded by the coding sequence ATGACCACAGCAACTTCACTTTACGAACAATACGTTCTTGGTAATTACGGCCCGCCCAGCACCACCTTTGTGCGGGGTGAAGGCGTCTATGTGTATGACGATTCCAACCGCCGCCTGCTCGACTTTGGCTCCGGTATCGCCGTGACCAACATCGGCCATTGCCACCCGCATTGGGTAGACGCCGTGCAAAAGCAGACCGCCCAGCTCGCGCACATCAGCAACCTGTATGCGCACGAATCACAGGGCCTCCTCGCCGAGCGCCTCGTGAAAAAAGCCGGCCCGGGCAAAGCCTTTTTCTGCAATAGCGGTGCCGAAGCCAACGAGGCCCTGCTCAAGCTCGCGCGCCTCCATGGCCGGAAGCTGTCCGACGGCCAGGAAGCTTTGCGTTACAAAGTAATCACCGCTGAGAACGCCTTTCACGGCCGGACCTTTGGCGGCATGGCAGCGACTCCTCAGGAGAAAATTCAAGGCGGCTTCCGTCCGATGCTCGACGGCTTTGCCCACGGCAAGCTCAACGACTTGAACAGCTTTGCAGACAAGATCGATGATCAGACCGCGGCCATCATGGTCGAGTCCATCCAGGGCGAAGGCGGCATCCAACCGTGCACACCGGAGTTCCTCCAGGGCCTGCGTAAACTGTGCGACGACAACAATCTGCTCCTGCTGATTGACGAAGTCCAATGCGGCATCGCGCGGACGGGCACGTTCTTTGCCTTTGAAGAAGCGGGTATCCAACCGGACGCCATCGGCATGGCCAAGGGCCTTGGCGGCGGCTTCCCCATGGGTGCAGTCTGGATTGCCGAGGCGCATGCCGGGCTGTTTACGCCGGGCTCGCACGGCACGACCTTTGGCGGCGGCCCCCTAGCCTGCACGGCGGCACTGGCCACGCTCGACGTCATCGAAGACGAAGACCTGCTCAGCAATGTTAAGAAAAATTCCGAGCCTTGGATTGCCCGGCTGCAGACGCTGATCCGGTCTTACCCGAACCTCGTGGACGAAGTCCGGGGCCGGGGTTACATGGTCGGTCTCGCACTGAAAACCGATCCGCGGCCCATTGTCGTGAAGCTGCGGGAAGCGGGCCTTGTGGCCATCCCCGCCGGCGGCAATGTGCTACGTTTATTACCTCCCCTGATCGCGTCCGAGGAAGACCTCCAGGCCGCGACCGATATCCTGTTCAAAGTATTCTCCGAGCTGTAA